In one Methanobrevibacter arboriphilus genomic region, the following are encoded:
- a CDS encoding nitrogenase subunit alpha — MPHKLFEIDKEIPEREKHIYIKHCSDEDNEIDCNKSTIPGCMTERGCALAGGRGVITGAIKDVIGLVHSPVGCQYYTTGVKRYPSKPQLPNGKTFPIDNFNLKYSFGTDLKEANVVFGGTKKLKEAIIESNKEYPFASAIYVNSTCTTGLIGDDVDAVCKEMTEELGKDVVAFNTPGFSGVSQSKGHHITNDAVFDRLVGTKEPPKTTGYDICLIGEYNIDGDLWVLEKYLTEMGLNILSRFSGDASHDELCWMHRSKLNLVRCQRSATYIADLIEEKYGVPYKKVDFFSTEYCDDNLRMLGRYFGLEEEAEVVIEKYHGEVKEELKWYKEQLSGKKVYIFSGGPKSWHLSIPLEKELGLDIIAVASQFEHLDGYDKMKARVKEGTTILDDPNSLELEELILTNKPDLILAGIKEKYLAYKHGIPAIQIHSYENGPYIGYEGFLNLAKDIYNNINAPVWELMDFESE; from the coding sequence ATGCCACATAAGCTATTTGAAATAGATAAAGAGATACCTGAAAGAGAAAAACATATTTACATAAAACATTGCTCTGATGAGGATAATGAGATAGATTGTAATAAAAGCACAATACCAGGTTGTATGACTGAACGTGGGTGTGCTCTTGCTGGAGGTAGGGGAGTTATTACTGGAGCTATAAAAGATGTAATAGGTCTTGTACACAGTCCAGTAGGTTGTCAATACTACACTACAGGAGTAAAAAGGTATCCATCAAAACCACAACTTCCAAATGGGAAAACATTCCCAATTGATAACTTTAATTTAAAATATAGTTTTGGAACAGATTTGAAAGAGGCGAATGTTGTTTTTGGAGGAACAAAAAAATTAAAAGAAGCTATTATTGAGTCTAATAAAGAATATCCTTTTGCTTCAGCTATTTATGTTAATAGTACATGTACTACAGGATTAATTGGTGATGATGTTGATGCTGTTTGTAAAGAAATGACTGAAGAATTAGGTAAAGATGTTGTAGCTTTCAACACACCTGGTTTTTCTGGTGTTTCTCAATCAAAAGGCCATCACATAACAAATGATGCTGTTTTTGATCGTTTAGTTGGTACAAAAGAACCACCTAAGACTACAGGCTATGATATTTGTTTAATTGGAGAATATAATATAGATGGTGACTTATGGGTTCTTGAGAAGTATCTAACTGAAATGGGATTAAATATTTTGTCACGATTTAGTGGTGATGCAAGTCATGATGAATTATGCTGGATGCATAGATCTAAATTGAATCTTGTTAGATGTCAGAGATCTGCAACTTATATAGCTGATTTAATAGAGGAAAAATATGGAGTTCCTTATAAAAAAGTTGATTTCTTTAGTACTGAGTATTGTGATGATAATTTGCGTATGTTAGGTAGATATTTCGGTTTAGAAGAAGAAGCAGAAGTTGTTATTGAAAAATATCATGGAGAAGTTAAAGAAGAATTAAAATGGTATAAGGAACAGTTATCTGGTAAAAAAGTTTATATTTTTTCAGGAGGACCAAAAAGCTGGCATTTATCTATTCCTTTAGAAAAAGAATTAGGTTTGGATATTATTGCTGTTGCATCACAGTTTGAACATTTAGATGGGTATGATAAAATGAAAGCAAGAGTTAAAGAGGGAACAACTATTTTAGATGATCCTAACAGTTTAGAGTTAGAAGAATTAATTTTAACTAATAAACCTGATTTGATTCTTGCGGGTATTAAAGAGAAATATTTGGCTTATAAACATGGAATACCTGCAATACAAATACATAGTTATGAAAATGGACCTTATATCGGTTATGAAGGATTTCTTAATTTAGCTAAAGATATATATAATAATATTAATGCTCCAGTATGGGAATTAATGGATTTTGAAAGTGAGTGA
- a CDS encoding P-II family nitrogen regulator, which yields MKMIRAIIRPERIEHTVDDLDEAGFFALTKIDVIGRGKQKGIHQDNISYDELPKRLIMLVVEDESVDQAIDVITESAFTGNFGDGKIFVSPVEKTYTVRTRSEGI from the coding sequence ATGAAAATGATTCGAGCCATTATAAGGCCTGAAAGAATTGAGCACACAGTAGATGATTTAGATGAGGCAGGATTTTTTGCTCTTACAAAAATTGATGTCATAGGTAGAGGTAAGCAAAAAGGAATTCATCAAGATAATATTAGCTATGATGAGCTACCTAAGAGACTAATAATGTTGGTTGTAGAAGATGAATCTGTAGATCAAGCTATAGATGTAATAACAGAATCTGCATTCACTGGAAATTTTGGGGATGGTAAAATCTTTGTAAGTCCTGTTGAAAAAACTTATACAGTAAGAACCAGATCTGAAGGCATATAG
- a CDS encoding P-II family nitrogen regulator, with translation MKEILAIIRPGMISKTKQVLDALGYPSITATSVVGRGKQKSFIDEVKVIKNNEELYSYNDQMRYVPKRLVMLVVPDEDVNLVVEALMKVNHTGNYGDGKIFICPIENSVRVRNKEEGLEAIL, from the coding sequence ATGAAAGAAATATTAGCTATTATTAGGCCAGGAATGATTTCTAAGACAAAACAAGTCTTAGATGCATTAGGTTATCCCTCTATAACAGCTACAAGTGTTGTTGGCAGAGGAAAACAAAAATCATTTATTGATGAGGTTAAAGTTATTAAAAACAATGAAGAATTGTATTCCTACAATGATCAGATGAGATATGTTCCAAAAAGATTGGTAATGCTTGTAGTTCCAGATGAAGACGTAAATTTAGTCGTAGAAGCACTAATGAAAGTTAATCATACTGGAAACTACGGAGACGGTAAAATCTTTATTTGTCCAATTGAAAATTCTGTAAGAGTAAGAAACAAGGAGGAAGGATTAGAAGCAATACTCTAA